The DNA segment GGTAAAGGCTTGGATTTTGTAGCTGTCAGTGGAAAAGAGTGGCTTTAGAAGAGGTGTGGAGTTAAATATTGCACCATATTTTATGTGCAGTTATCCAGTTATTAACTTAATGTAGAATATTGCTAAAGTCATTGAGCTTTAATGGTTTTTCTGAGTAGGTGAATTTTATAGGTGTTACTTGCAGGAACAAGGCAGTGATTTGGAAAATTACATAATTGTTTAAGAAACCTGGATCACAGTCTTAAGAAAATGATGTTTTTGAAATAGTCTTTATTTTGCACCTGGAGAACTGCATTCATTTGAGGGAGTCTAGCTTGTTTTCTGACTTGAAGGAAAGTAAAGACTTTTTTCTTGATTTTAAAGCGTTTTTATTAGGTGTCATTCACTTACTCAGGTTTGCTTTCTCTTGTCCAGGGGAAGAGTATCAGAGAATTGAATTTGGTGTTAATGAAGTTATTGAGACACAGCCATCTGTACTAAATAACACCGACTACAGTATTTCAAGTACTCTGAATCCTCAGGCTCCAGAATTCATCCTCAGCTGTGCACCTGCTCAGAAAACCCCTGCTGATACTCTCAGTGAAACAAACTACAACTCCATTGACTGCCAGTTCACTGATCCAACCCTCACTTTGGACAGCAGTTCTAATGCTGAAAATGATGGTTTGGCTGGAGGCCTTGGACAAAGGGAgcggaagaagaagaaaaaaaggcctCCTGGATACTACAGTTACTTGAAAGATGTCGGCGATGGCATCGCTCCCACAGAAGCTCTTGTCAACGGCCATGCAAACTCATCAGGACTAAACAGCATAAGCGCAGAGGACACGGAACTGACAGGAGACATACCCTCTCTGGCCACACCGAGGACTTGCAACAGCCCGGACAACTCTGTGGACTTCATTAATGAAGCTGTCTCTGATGATTCTGTTTCTACTGCACTAGACAATAGCAGGACTGCAGGGCAGCCTGAGGTATGCCGTGTTACTAATTCTGAACAGTTTTGCATCCCCTCAGAGACTGGCAGAGATAGCCCTTTAAGGACAGCTGTTGTACAGTCTTATGCTGGTACTGATACTACTGAAAATGTTGGCGTTACTAATGGACAAACACTTGAATCCTCTGGTGAGGACACAGCTGCCAATGGGGTAGAATTGCACACTGTGGAAAGCACTGACTCAGACCAAGCTAAGCCTGAGGAAGCTTCACCTACTACTGAGGCAACAGTCCCGGCTGCAGGATCAGTCCCTGTTAATCAGCCTGCAAAATCATGGGCTAGTCTTTTTCACaattccaagccctctgcttcCACATCTGTGGTCTATGTTGAGACTAAGTATACCCCTCCTGCCACATCTACTCTGGTCCCTGAAAAACAGGTTGAAGTCAAAGAGGGACCTGTTCCAGTTTCAGAGGATCCTGTAGCCATAAAGATTGCAGGTATAGTTAATACACACGAGTGGATGTTACACCGGAAGGGTATTAACTCTGCTTGTAAATTGGAGCGTGCGATATTGATAGAGAAGATCCCTCTGTTACGTTCTTAATGAGATGCCTGTTCAAACATTGATATGAAAGGTGTAATTTAAATCAGCTAGTTTTGTATTCCCCTGAGTAAACATTCCAACAAGACATCACCACTTCATTATCCCAGATGCAGTGAAACTGTTGCTACATGTCAAACACGCAAAAGTGACCGATGACTTTTAAGTAAGGCTGGTTGCGTTTGGCAATGTGCTGTTGTAATAAGGAGAATGTGTGAGAAAAGTTTGTTCTGAAAAGGGTGTGTTGTGTTACCCAGTATTTACAATCCTGTCCTGCATTCCATTGCAGTAAAGAAAGGGTATTAGTATATTTATGCTAAGGCAGCTGAAATTCCTGGACATGGACAGTAGCTAAAGTGTAACATCTAAATAGGTCTGTCTTTGCATACTCTTATTCTGGAAATAGTTTGTATATTTATTGATTTGCTGTTTGAAAGGCCTGTCTTTCAAATTCTAAAGAATTATCCTTAACCACTGTAATCATTTTATTCAGAAACAGTGCTTGCTATTGCCTGTTCCAGAATAAGCATAACAAACTGTCCAGGGGTACATCAGGAAAGGCATGATATAAAGGCTTTGACTATTGGTCCTGTCATACCTGTGGTCCTAATGAGTGATGCTAAAATGTTCATGGCATCATGCAGTCAGAAAACGTGAAGAAAAATACCTATGTGGCTGCATTTTGTGTCACTGACTCATGAGTGTGGGAACAAACCCAGTCCTTCTAGATCTGTGAAGTAGTCTGTGTGTGAAAAGCGTTGTGCAAAATCCTGCTATTCAAGCTACCAGCTAATTAACAAATACATGGTGTTTCGTGTAAGACAGCTTCAAGTCAAAGTTTCCTACTCAAACCAGAAACTGACCAGGAAATGTCTATTCAGAATACTCAGAAGTATATTTCTGCTTCTCATCCCCTCCTTACTCCGTATGGTTTCATTGTCTGTTGAGAGGAAAGCTGTCAGAATAACTTctatttgtgtgtgtttttcatTTAAGCATCACAAAGAGTTGACTGtattaaaaaaccaaacatatATAAGCAGCTGATGATGATTTGTGTGAACCCATACACGTGGAATGTTTACTCTTAAAATTAATTTCCAAATGATAGATGAATTTAgaagtctacaactacttggTGCAGAtggaaaaggatttttttttgttagatggttgttttttttatcttGTCCACATAGTTTCAGCTTTAAGTCAACTTTCTAGACTTAGCTGTTTCTGTTCTATTTCTTGCCACCAGGTGGGAGCAGAGCTTTTTATTTTGTCGTGAATGCATTAAAATAGCAATGTAATTTTTATGCAGATTTTTTCTGCACCTTCACTATCAGCAGGCTGGTTTTGCAGAGGAATAATCTTGAGTATTGTCGTTGTAGCTGATTTAGGTAGCAGTTCTGTTGCTGCAATTACTGTGATTCAAACGCTGCTGATTTCAGTATAAAACATTTATTGGAAGATGTAAATGCCATGTAATCAGTGCTTTGCTCTGTGGAAGAAGGTGACTTTCTTCACTGTCTGTCCTTATTTTAGTGTTCTCTGTCCTGTTTGGTAAATCAGTGTTTTGTTCATATGCCCACACTCAAAAATGTGTTATATGAGTTTCAGTTTATGATTTCCAAACGCATCCTTTTCTGTGTTGCATATGTATTTCATTTCAGTCCTTCTGCATATGTTAACATCATTGTCTAAGAGTATATAGTAGTCCTGTTTATCAGAGGTAGCTGGTGATTTTATTCATTGTTTCCTTTGTGGCTGAGTTGAGATCCTAATGTTGAATTTGCTGGGAATTTGGCAGTTTCAACTCAAGCCAATGGGAATCCATCTTTGACCGCAGGTGCCAGAGGGTGATAAACACAGGTAAAATCTAGAACTAAAGTGCCTTGAGTTTGGCAAGCAGAATAAATATTCTGACTTACTGTTGGAGTTCTGAGCCCTTTCTGCACAGTTTCTGTTTAAAACAGGTGCTCAGGACACAAGAAGATAAGTTACATTTTATTAATTTGTTTCTAAGGCATAGTACAATTAGAAGTGGTCTCTGTAAAAAATAAGGCTCTCAAACTTCACTTGGCACATTTCAGAGTTAGTATGCTCTGATGCATAACCTGATGACAGTTTGTAATGCCTGACAATAATTTTTGAAGTAAGGTAGGGAAATAAGTGACTGGAAAAGTAGCAGTTCTTTGCATAGTCTCTTAACTGTTCTTGGtaactaggaagaaattcactTAGAGAATCTGAAGATATCCTGAATCATGTTTTCTTGCAGTGTTTTCATTGTGGGTGGTAGAGTTAACAGTGCACATAATTTGTTTACAGCAGGCAGAATTTCAGATGAGTTGAAGAACACAAACAGTTAAGATTTAACTAAATCTGGAATGACTTTGAGTTAGGAGGAGGTGAAGTAAGTACAAGTATGGAATGATACATCagaacaggaaaacaaatgcaACATTACAATAGAAAAAATTGTAATAGTTGATAATAGTATTAGAGAATAAAAGGATATGGAAATAATAGGGAGTTGATAAGTGTCCTTAGTAAAACTGAAGAAGACAAAAGGTTTTAAAAAGTGTGTTTCAATACCAATTTACAtggaaaagatcatagaatcaacgaggttggaagagacctccaagatcatccagtccaacctagcacccagccctagccagtcaactagaccatggcactaggtgcctcatctagtcttttcttgaacactccagggacagtggctcaaCTGTAGCTGTTGTTGCAGTTGAGGCCTCAAAAAATATGGGTATTTGTGCATTCTCAAGGAAAATGTGACAGTGAAGCAGGGAAAACAGAAATAAGATTTGAAAACTACACTCTTAGAGCAAACATGGACAATCTGGAGTTAACTTTTCCATTGTTGGAGTGATTGTGGATGTAACTTCAAGTGCATAAATTCATAAAGATGGTGGTGATGATTCACTGTTCTCACAAGGCTGTAGTAAGCAAGACAAAAATTAGTTAATTTGTAGCATAGGTATTTCAGTGTTGCATAGTAGAAAAAAATACCTACTGATAAAAATTTGGTAAGCACCTAGAGCAAGTAGTTGTGGAATGCAGGCATGCAAGCTTTGGTGTTTTTGTAAACAGCCTCAGAAATTTTATTTGGTGTAATATCAAACTGAATTCTTGCAGCAAATTATTTCATGTAGGGTTATCCAGCAGTGTGGTCTTGGCATTTGTTGTCGTTGTCCAGAATCGAAGAAATATGAATGACATCATACTTGCCAGTAACGAAATTGCTGACTTGTAACCTGTGATGTCTTCTGCATGGAGACCATGTCCACGTGGTTTCTCTTCCATTAAACTTCAGGCTTGCATTGGTTAGGGAAGtattgtgggattttttttgattCAACAGGTATTTTGGTAGCACCAAATGAACTTTAGCAAAGTCTTCTGTTTCTGTTAGTAAATTTAAAATCATTGTGTTACTCTAGACACCTTCTCAAATCGGGGACAGATTTCACAAGTCAGTACCCACCAAAAGCAGTGTGAATTCTTTCTGGTTGGTCACTTGTGCTCTGTAACAGGTTTCTAAATTTTAAGGAGATTTTCTCAtggttgtgtgggtttttttcctgatattcTTGTTAAAGTACTTCTAGATATTGTGTCGATACTAGATGTGAGATGAAAACGTAATACTTGTGTGTACTACAATTACATTCAAATAATTCCTCATGTTAAAATAGACAGCTCACTGTAGACATGGTTTAAAAAGCAATTTTATGGCCACAAGAGGATGCTAAAGATCCTAGATTTCTTTTGATTAAGTACAATACAAAAGTGGGAAAAGTACACTTGAAGTAAAAAGTCACTGATAAACATTAAAAAGGAATAGtttgaaaattaattttatGCCCTTTTTTGACAGTGCTTATTTATATTAACAAGTGTACACAACACATTTCAAACCTTGCTACTTTAATAATATATTCTGAAATAGGACATTTGCAATTTAGTAACAAATGTCTTTCAACACTCACTTGCATCTGTACTAAATGATATAAAACTTTTTCCCTTTCACATCCTTTTGCTGTCTGCCCTTTCATGAGTCAGGTTCTTTGTGTAATGAAAGACTGATTTaaatagtttctttttttttttgctgtgttgcTTGATTAGAACTGATGTCAGCAGGAAATATGATCCTTGCAGGTAAAAGTTTGGAAGTAGAAGGACATGAACTATATTTGCCATTCTGTCACCATCTCAGCTTAGTTAAGACTTTCTGCCTCTGTCATGTTTTCTTGTCTTTATAGAGAGTCTGTCTAGTGAACAGCTCAAAAGCTTTATGCAGTGTAGCATATAAGGACTGTAGAGGCTCTCCTATGTATTATAACAGTAAATAGCCCCCTTGGTAGACAATTGCTGTATTTATTTGCATTTTCCTCTCTGTCTCATATACCTTCTGCCCTTACTTTTCAAATTTAAAATGTACCAGATCCAATATTTTCCTTAAACAGTTTTTATTTGGATACCTAAATAGCAGGTCAGACTTCCTGGAAAAAAACTCCCCCTGTTGCTCTCAGTTTCATAGCTGAGACAGACTTATTTATGTGCAGTGGTTTCTAGTTTTTAAACTTTGGCCATTGCTAAAGTTCTTGAAAGCAGAATAAAAGCAGGAATTCTATTATGCAAGCCTGTTATCTTGTAGACTTTTGGAAGTCTTAAACTAGCAGTAAAACATAGTGTTCTGAAGACCACATTAGCATCTGCCTGTCCTGTTTGCGCTgagatgttgggtttttttaggtggttgggttttgggttttctttggtAAGATGGATCAGGCTCAGTTTACAGGTTTTGACATACGCCATCAGCTTCATCTCTCTTCAAAGCAGAATTTGGAAAGTGCTTCATGAAATTGGAATTACAGCTGATGGGAATTTACATCTATATATGTGTCTACATAAATAAAAGTATCTAAtgttaggaaaacaaaaaacaatggATCTTCTCACTTTTGCAACAAAATGATGACTTTTTGTACCAGCATTCTCCTGACCTGAATTCCAGGATGTCTTCAGTTGAAGAAACATGCCTTGATTTGAAATAGGAACAGAGTTCTAAATGAAGTGAAAAGTATTTGCTGGAGTTCCTGGGAATCTTGTTAATTGATTTGAATTACTTTGTAATGTGTCAACAGAGACTTGCTTTGATGGCCAGCATGTGCATTTTGTTGATGTGCCATTTACTATTTCTCATTCTGCAGAAATACTGGAAAATGTAAGGCTAATACATAAACCGGTGTCTTTGCAACCACGAGGGCTGATCAACAAAGGAAACTGGTGCTACATCAATGCTGTATCCTTACCTTGGAAAAAACTAATTCACTTAAGTTAAAATGTGTCTATTATATCTGTCAAAAGCTTTTCTGGATTGATCTGGTAAGTATTTTATAGAAGTGTTTGTCTTCTCATATCCTGCTAGCGTGGTTAAACTTGTTTAAGGGTAAATCCAAGGATATTTTGGATCATTGAACTTTGTGTCTGACGTTCTCCTGCAGCTGATTTCACAACCCTGTTTGCAGTTTATCTCCTTCTCAAAACTAACCTTCTCATGATTGAAAGCCTTCCTGTCATGTTAACTCTGCACATCAGCTCAAGTGGTTATTTCTCTTGAAGTAACTATCCTTACTCTTAGCCTTTCTTTTGTCAGTCTGGCAAGTGGATCATTTGGGTTTCTGTTGAGCTGATTGTAGCTGTTGTATGACTTGGGTAAAATAAGTGTTTAATCTTTTTATAATGGGATGGAATATTGGCTTGCTTTTAATGTATTAGAATTGTATTCCCCCACAAAGTAGCTTCACCTGGGGCAACTGAAGTCATCCTTCAGTGCTGAATTAGTGAGTGTCAGTCACTTCTACATAACAAGAGGAAACTTCcttaagttggacttgatgaaggACTTTTTCCCGAAAAGGGCTGTCAGGTTCTGGAACAAAGTGCCCTGAGCAGCATATTTACTCAGCTTTTCAATCCcaccaggggtggggactctaCTAccgctcagggcagcctgttccagagcttgacAACTTAAGCATTAGCTCTCATTTTTCATTTTTTGGTGTTAAGGTATTACATGGGTATATGTTACTCAAGTTTTCCACACTATCAAGATCAAGTTAATGTATCTTAGGTATTTTTTGTGTCCCTCCAGTCTTCTAATATATTTTCTGTATTCACTGTTCCCAAGTAGCATGAATTTTGATATTTTGAAAGTATTTTTTCCCAACATAAACTTGCTGATTGCTCCAAACTATTCTTTACATGCAGAATGTCTCACATCGCAtcaggtttgtttggtttggttatgAGGGTAAATCGTCACCTTGAACTTTGGAAGTCTGTCAGTTGGCTTCTTCCATTCTTTTCAGAAGACATGTTGCAGATTATCACTTGCCAATTTTCTACTCACTGAGCTTGTAAAATCTTTCCTATGAAAGTTCTTTTGCTCCTAAACTAAGTGTTTCCTTCTGCTTTAATTAAATTCTTCAGCATTAAAATGTCAGTGTGTGCTGTGTAGTGCTGTGTGCTACAAGAGGTGCCAGGATTTTTAGGGTAACTTTTATACATCTTTAATTAATGCTGTGCTAAAAGTCCCCCTGTCTGTTTCAATTTAACTATCGGGTTGGTCTGCATAACAGAGTTAGCTTTGGGTTGTGTATAATTTCTGTTATCATTTAATGTTTGGTTAATATGCAGCTTATATTGTCTGAATATTTCCTTAATGTCACTGGATAGACTCTGCAAGCTTTGGTTGCTTGCCCTCCAATGTATCATTTAATGAAGTCCATTCCAATGTATTCAAAATCACAGCGGCCGTGTACCTCAACACCAATGATAGACAGTTTGTAAGTAGATGTTAAAAAAATCATCATCTGTGATCTCACTAAACTTGCTCAGAAATATCTAACACGTGATCATTTACTGCAGTTGGTGGAATTTGATTTGTACCCAGAagtctttttggtttgttttttttttggtgatacATGGCTTCTACAGTGAACCTTGGTATTTTACAGTTGCTTGAGTAGAGCAGGAAGATACTTCCTTTTGCCTGAGGAATATCACTTTCAAAGCATTTAATATGCAAAAGTGAACCATGAGAATGGCAAGAACTAACTTAACACCTTGATTTCATTAGCAATGATCAGCTTAGTATTTCTGTCTGAACTTTATTCAGGCTTCATTAAGATATTCTTTAGATTTAGTTCTTTTTGCCAGACATTAATGACAATGATCTAATTTTTACTTGTC comes from the Pogoniulus pusillus isolate bPogPus1 chromosome 20, bPogPus1.pri, whole genome shotgun sequence genome and includes:
- the USP10 gene encoding ubiquitin carboxyl-terminal hydrolase 10; translation: MAVNSAQYIFGEFSPDEFNQFFVTPRCSVELPPYNDTVSCGIKSTGEEYQRIEFGVNEVIETQPSVLNNTDYSISSTLNPQAPEFILSCAPAQKTPADTLSETNYNSIDCQFTDPTLTLDSSSNAENDGLAGGLGQRERKKKKKRPPGYYSYLKDVGDGIAPTEALVNGHANSSGLNSISAEDTELTGDIPSLATPRTCNSPDNSVDFINEAVSDDSVSTALDNSRTAGQPEVCRVTNSEQFCIPSETGRDSPLRTAVVQSYAGTDTTENVGVTNGQTLESSGEDTAANGVELHTVESTDSDQAKPEEASPTTEATVPAAGSVPVNQPAKSWASLFHNSKPSASTSVVYVETKYTPPATSTLVPEKQVEVKEGPVPVSEDPVAIKIAEILENVRLIHKPVSLQPRGLINKGNWCYINATLQALVACPPMYHLMKSIPMYSKSQRPCTSTPMIDSFVRLMNEFTNMPVPPKAKQALGDKMVRDIRTGAAFEPTYIYRLLTVIKSSLSEKGRQEDAEEYLGFILNGLHEEMLTLKKLLSPHNEKLSVSNGPEAQTIHEEEEQDEQGEGSEDEWEQVGPRNKSSVTRQADFVQTPITDIFGGHIRSVVYQQSSKESATLQPFFTLQLDIQSDKIRTVQDALESLVARESVQGYTTKTKQEVEISRRVTLEELPPVLVLHLKRFVYEKTGGCQKLVKNIEYFVDLEISKELLSPGVKSKIFKGQRTYRLFAVVYHHGNSATGGHYTTDVFQIGLNGWLRIDDQAVKVISQSQVVTQSAERTAYLLYYRRVDLL